Within the Nerophis ophidion isolate RoL-2023_Sa linkage group LG01, RoL_Noph_v1.0, whole genome shotgun sequence genome, the region gttctgacactgatcatacagggagcggaccgccacaataagacagtccgataccccatactctctgagcactccccacaggacttcccgagggacacggtcgaatgccttctccaagtccacaaagcacatgtagactggttgggcaaacccccatgcaccctcaaggacctgcccagagtatagagctggtccacagttccacagccaggacgaaaaccacactgttcctcctggatccgaggttcgactatccggcgtagcctcctctccagtacacctgaatagaccttaccgggaaggcttattatgattattttctaaatgaaAATAGTTCCTTGTGGGCCACATAACATTTagtggtagttctttggtcaaaatgtttcatagatgatgttttacacatcgtcttcaagctgctttctgaaaGTCACTTCAGGCCGcacagttttgtgggcggtcttatttacgtgtctccaccttcgacagcgtcttctccccgccatctttgttgtagcggtgtagcgtgcaaggacgggagtggaagaagtgtcaaatgatggcgctaactgttttaatgacattcagactttatttctatgaataacggagcagcatctcctcatccgtgactCACTAGTTCAACAActacggaaatgtgtcccgtgaaaaaccgtccgaccggaactctctaataggTAAAgttgaataatgtcaactcactacaccggcatgtttttagcgctttcattgcAGATaaaagttagaactttacgcaactttatattagaaatgtcaacagcGGTGTGTGAATCTCCCgtgacaagaagatagagaaaaagaagaagcggtGTCAGCACGGACAACAGTGGCGGActtgtgcaaattttcaggacttatgcagatctcaaatacacaccagcgggtaccagaaggtaagaaaagttggttttgcataatattgtgaaacaaaatgccagataatatgtctgctaattattgccattttgtggtccttctacacacaccatagtaacactttcatctctgactacggtagccgtaatgcgccAACAATTCATCAAGCGCTGCgtcttcaaagtcgtactaaaacatttttgacagatttttgagtgccgcgtgtaatgttctttattttcaatggaacatttaaagttttggtgttgtttactggcgtcacatTGCagtctgttatgtgtgactggtcACTTAtccttacaccatgtaccaaacaaaattgcttcaaggttggtaagcacaaccagaattattccgtacattaggcgcactatcgatttttgagaaaattcaaggattttaagtgcgccttatagtccgaaaaatacggtactgtattGTGtgaatcaggggtcaccaacatttttgaaaccatgagctacttcttgggtactgattaatgcgaagggctaccagtttgatacacacttaaataaatagccagaaatagccaatttgctcaatttacctttaactctgtttttattaataattaatcatatttatttttgtggaaacactgatcatcttaatgatttctcgcaataaatatatatagaaacagataaatatttttataaatatattttgactctttaaaattcaaaattcaactgaaaaaaagaagaaaaaaactagctaattcgaatctttttgaaaaaattaaaaaatgaatttatggaacatcattagtaatttttcctgaataaGATCATTTTGATGacctgttttaaataggttaaaatccagtctgcaATTTGTTACAATtgataacaaattggaccaagctatatttctaacaaacacaaataattttggggaattttagtcataataagtttgaagaaatatttcacaaatattcttcgtcgcaaaaacaagctaaaatgaagaattgaattaaaatgtatttattattctttacaataaaaaaaataaatgtacttgaacattgatttaaattgtcaggaaagaagaggaaggaatttaaaaggtaaaaaggtatatgtgtttaaaggggaacattatcacaatttcaaaagggttaaaaacaataaaaatcagttcccagtggcttgttgtattttttgaagttttttttcaaaattttaccggtctcggaatatccctaaataaagttttaaagtgccttatttttgctatcttcaaaaccactatccatttccctgtgacgtcacacagtgctgccaatgtaaacaaacaatgggaataccacagcaagatatagtgacattagctcggattcaaactcggatttcagcgatttaagcgattcaacaggttacgcatgtattgaaacagatggttggagtatgaaagtattgaagaagaaactgaagctattgagcgaatagctattgaagctattcatagccatagcatggccgaatagctgcgttagcatcgccggtaaaacgggcggaccaaacgatcaggactttcgcatcttttgacactggagcaacttaaatccgtcgattggtaagtgtttgtttcgcattaaatgtgggtggaaggaaacgtaatatagttgcaaatgcatctacaggttatccatacatctctgtgccatgtctgtcttagcatcgtcggtcaaatgtggagacactctggcacattcaatgggggtctggcggcagacactttggcatcttggggccagtggtgcaacttgaatccctccctgttagtgttgttacaccctccgacaacacaccgacgaggcatgatgtctccaaggttccaaaaaatagtcgaaaaaacggaaaataacagagctcagacccggtgtttgtaatgtgttgaaaatgaaaatggcggctgtgctatctcggtgacgtcacattctgacgtcatcgcctccagcgcgataaacagaaagacgtttaattcgtccaaattcacccatttagagttaggaaatcggttaaaaaaatagatggtcttttttctgcaccatcaaggtatatattgacgcttacataggtctgctgataatgttcccctttaaaaatcccaaaataattttgaaggttgtattttttctctaaaattgtctttctgaaagttataagaagcaaagtaaaaaaaaaaaaaataatttatttaagtgaagaccaagtctttaaaatattttcttggattttcaaattctatttgagttttgtctttcatagaattaaaaaatgtcgagcaaagcgagaccagcttgctagtaaataaatacaatttaaaaaataaaggcagctcactgcttaagtgctgctatttgagctatttttaaaacaggccagcgggcgactcatctggtccttacgggcgacttggtgcccgcgggcaccgcgttggtgacccctagtGTAAATCATGgcaggaaacaaaaaacaattcaCTGGGCAGCTGTGGCTggatcactgctgttgtgtcctttggcgagacactttacccaccttgctGCCTTGAAGGTGTTTAAATTGATGTTTGGTGAGGGGCGGCGAGGCCATTTGGAGAAAATTATCCATGAGCTGTGCCTATAAATCGTCTTATATTTAAGTAGAACTATTATGGCCTCAAACAAAACCACAGTATTAAAATAGACCACAAATAATTGTGTTTGTGTTCAGCAGATGTGCAGCAGCTGATTGGTCATCAAGACGACTATCCCCCTCAGCTGCAAGGATGGATCACCACTCCggagcaggaggatccacagccccctcgCATAAAAGCGGAGGAGGACGAACTCGGGATCACTCAGGAAGGCGAGTGTCCGCTCGGGTCGAATGGGGCTGATCTCGCAAGTTTGCCACTGACtggtgtctctgtgaagactgaagattaTGAAGAGAAACCACCCGAGTCGTCACGGCGttatcacagtcaaagtgaggagaacagaggggcggagcctCCATGCAGCAGCTTACTACAACACAGGACAGCAGAAATGGACGGAGACCACTTTGGAGCTCCACTGTCAGATAGTGACGATCAAGGCAGGGTTGAAGtacctttgagcagcgatacagactgtgaagatTATGTGGGGACTCACGCGGACAACGAATACCGTAAATGCTCTAAAAGGAAAACAGTTGGCGCCGAATGTTTGACCTGCTCAGTTTGTCTCAGAAGTTTTTTCTATAAGAAAGATTTCGctcgacacatgagaacgcacaccgggGAAAAGCCCTTTGCTTGTTCGGTTTGCGGTCAAAGATTCGCTCAAAATccacacttgatatcacacatgGCAACGCACACAAGAGAAAAACCCTTtgtttgttcagtttgtggtaagaGATTTACTCTCAAATCCAATTTGGCGGTTCACAGcagaacgcacacaggagaaaaaccctttGTTTGTCCAGTTTGCGGAAAGCGATTTACCCTTAAGTCCTATTTGACTGTACACAGCagaacacacacgggagaaaaaccctttGTTTGTTCCGTTTGCGGTAAGACGTTCTCTCAAAAGCCACACCTGATAACGCATATGaggacacacacaggtgaaaaaccctTCACTTGCTCAGTTTGTGGTCAGAGGTTCTCTCGGAAGTCGGCGATGGtgatacacatgagaacacacgcacagtataaaactggTCAAGGACAGTCGGGTTCAGCCGCATGCAAGAAATAGATTAGAtcagggggtcaccaacctttttgaaagcaagagctacttcttgggtactgattaatgcgaagggctaccagtttgatacacacttaaataaattgccagaaatagccaatttgctcaaattacctttaaaggggaacattatcagcagacctatgtaagcgtcaatatataccttgatggtgcagaaaaaagaccatctatttttttaaccgatttccgaactctaaatgggtgaattttggcgaattaaacgcctttttgtttatcgctctggaggcgatgacgtcagaatgtgacgtcgccgaggtaacacacccaccattttcattttcaacacattacaaacaccgggtctcagctctgttattttccgttttttttgacaattttttggaaccttggagacatcatgcctcgtcggtgtgttgtcggagggtgtaacaacactaacagggagggattcaagttgcaccactggccccaagatgccaaagtgtctgccgccagacccccattgaatgtgccagagtgtctccacatttgaccggcgatgctaagacagacatggcacagagatgtatggataacctgcagatgcatttgcaacgatagtcaacgaaatcacaaaggtgagttttgttgatgttgactgccagctaatcaatgctaacatgctacgctaatcgatgctaacatgctatttaccggcggtgctaaagcagacatggcacagagatgtatggataacctgcagatgcatttgcaactatattacgtttccttccacccaaatttaatgcgaaacaaacacttaccaatcgacggatttaagttgctccagtgtcaaaagatgcgaaagtcctgatcgtttggtccgcacattttaccggcgatgctaacgcagctattcggccatgctatgactatgaatagcgtcaacagctattcgctcaatagcttcagtttcttcttcaatattttcatactccaaccatctgtttcaatacatgcgtaatctgttgaatcgcttaagtcgctgaaatccgagtttgaatccgagctaatgtcgctatatcttgctgtggtattcccattgtttgtttacattggcagcactgtgtgacgtcacagggaaatggccagtgtcttcgcagagagcgaaaataaggcactttaaagctttatttagggatattccgagaccggtgaaattttgaaaaaaatttcaaaaaaatacaacaagccactgggaactgatttttattgtttttaacccttttgaaattgtgataatgttcccctttaactctatgttattattaataattaatgatatttatctttgcgGAAACACTGAtcgtcttaatgatttctcacaataaatatatatttttgatgacatgttttaaataggttaaaatcaaatctgcactttgttagaatatataacaaatcggaccaagctataattctaacaaagacaaatcattatttcttctagattttccagaacaaaattttttaaagaaattcaaaagacatcgaaataagattaaaatttgattcttcagattttctagatttgccagaatatattttttaaaattttaatcatttcTTTGTCGaataaacagaagctaaaatgaagaattaaattaaaatgtatttattattctttgcaataaaaaataaaaaaatacttgaactttgatttaaattgtcaggaaagaagacaaaggaatttaaaaggtaaaaaggtatgtgtttaaaaatcttaaaatcatttttaaggttgtattttttctctaaaattgtctttctgaaagttagaagaagcaaagtaaaaaaaaagaccgagtctttagtgaagtgaattgtatttatatagcgctttttctctagtgactcaaagcgctttacatagtgaaacccaatatctaagttacatttaaaccagtgtgggtggcactgggagcaggtgggtaaagtgtcttgcccaaggacacaacggcagtgactaggatggcagaagcgggaatcgaacctgcaatcctcaagttgctggcacggccactctaccaaccgagctataccgcccctttaaaatattttcttggatttttaaattctatttgagttttgtctctcctgGAATTcgaaatgtcgagcaaagcgagaccagcttgctagtaaataaataaaattaaaaaaaagtagaggcagctcactggtaagtgctgctattcgagctatttttagaacaggccagcgggcgactcatctggtccttacgggcgacctgctgCCCGCGAGCACCGCGTCggtgacccctggattagatgATGAAATTTGCAAACATTTTCAAGCAACTTTATATTACACAGGCTTGCTCAGCTTTCCGCTTCCGAAACAAGTCCATCCGTTCCAATGTCTACAATCTCTGAGAAAACTCAAGACACGCCCTTGCATGCATCTGTTTAGTTTTGTCCTGCTAAAGAAAACCTGACATTTTTTGTCTCATACCCTAAATGACTGTTGTGTGACGGGGGGAAGGAGTTGGGTTGATGTGTAGTAAATGTACAAGTTAATAAAGTACTGTAATTAATCTGATTATGAATTCTTTGCTGAGCCCATCATGATCTCAACGCTTTAGCTGCCGTAAAACCTCCTTTGAAGTTGAAAAAGGCGGAGGATGACAATGCTGAAAGACGATTCCGAGGCAAAAAGGCGAAGGGTGCAAAGTTGAACTAATGCTCATAGATTTAGTTTGGaccctgtttttttttacaataaagcgAGGAGCGTACACTCATGAAAGACAGCTCAGTAAAAGAATACGGGGGGTCCACTATCACGTTGACTTCAGGGAGTTTAGGAACTAATCTAGTTTGAGCCGACACCTCACTTAAATTACACCATGAATAAAATGATGTGACTGTGTGCCCTGTTCAAGGATGATGCCGGTCAGGAGTTGTTGGACAAAAGCTTTATTTGATCAAGCGAGCCTTACAATAGTAggtgctagagatgcgcggataggcaattttaTCACATGCAACCACATCTCTAAAGTCGTCTTCCGCCCGCcatacacccgaaccaacattttatcaaaactgcGACCGCCCGCCACCAGCCCGTTGTTATATGAccgggatcggcaacctttaccactcaaagagctattttgatttaacactcttactactgtgaagccacaccaaacaagaatgacgaacacatttcgggagaacatccccacagtaacacaacataaacgcaacacaacaaatacccagaatcctttgcatccatgactgttccagactatattatacaccccgcgccccaaaccccgcccaccttaccgacgcacgggagggggttgaatatacatatatacatatatgccgAACACATCTTTGTCGAAGTCCAGGTGTCGACGTGTCCAGACTTGGTCAGATGCCGAACACATCTTTGTCGAAGTCCGGGCGTCGACATGTCCGGACTTGGTCAGATGCCGAAGACATCTTTGTCGAAGTCCAAGGGTCGACATGTCCGGACTTGGTCAGATGCCGAACACATTTTTGTCGAAGTCCAGGCGTCGACATGTCCGGACTTGGTCAGATGCCGAACACATCTTTGTTGAAGTCCAAGGGTCGACATGTCCGGACTTGGTCAGATGCTGAACACATTTTTGTCGAAGTCCAGGCGTCGACATGTCCGGACTTGTTCAGATGCCGAACACATCTTTGTCGAAGTCCAGGCGTCGACATGTCCGGACTTGGTCAGATGCCGAAGACATATTTGTCGAAGTCCGGGCATCGACATGTTTGGACTTGGTCAGATGCCAAACACATCTTTGTCGAAGTCTAAGAGTTGACATGTCCGGACTTGGTCAGATGCCGAACACATCTTTGTCGAAGTCCAGGCGTCGACATGTCCGGACTTGGTCAGATGCCGAACACATCTTTGTCGAAGTCCAGGCGTCGACATGTCCGGACTTGGTCAGATGCCGAACACATCTTTGTTGAAGTCCAGGTGTCGACGTGTCCGGACTTGGTCAGATGCCGAACACATCTTCGCATTGTCCCTTTGATCAGTTGATTCGGGTGACCTCAGCCCTGATCTCTACTCCGATTGATTGGGGGCTCTttctaaaatatattaaaatgaaaattttaaatacatttttatgagTGTGGATCAAAATAACATTAAACCtgaaatacaatggtttgcacttatttttattttgaataaaCTGATTATTTTTCAGACTTCAACATCGAAAcctgaactgtttttttttccaaatacaatACCATTGGCCTGAATTTAGCACCATACAGAAATAAGACAAAAATATTGGTCGATTGTAAACGTTTTAACCtgtctattatgttgagggtcaattcgacccatttcagtttttgtgtttatcaaagtactggttatcctttctttttcttgctgaattttggtgacttttcctcatctagggtcatgaactggtgtgtaaaatctggacactttgttgtgtagtggaatgtcttgcagagtttgtatacaaagatgatgttgcgggtcattttgacccagacactttaatgtgggtaaatagccaaaataaacaagtctctttgatgtactttttactttgatgtacaattgtttgtattttgattgtctctgagacccagagccaggtgtgtgaagagagggaactttctcacacttgtccttgtcactgttctcatgtcatctctctgacaaactcaccaaaaatgagctgacatctgaggagacaaggacaagtgtgagaaagttccctctcttcacacacctggctctgggtctcagagacaatcaaaatacaaacaattgtacatcaaagtaaaaagtacatcaaggagacatgtttatttttggatctgaaaagctatttacccacattaaagcgcctgggtcaaaatgactcgcaacatcatctttttatacacaaacattccactacacaacaaagtgtccagatttacacaccatttcatgaccattggtgaggataagtcaccagatttcagcaagaaaaagaaaggataaccagtactttgatcaacacaacaACTGAAATGgttcaaattgaccctcaacataatacaattggaataaaacatttattgtatgtcacttttctaaatgtttatacaacctaaaataaaattgttattggtttaacggcgtggcgcagtggggagagtggccgtgcgcaacccgagcgtccctggttcaattcccacctagtaccaacctcgtcacgtccgttgtgtcctgagcaagacacttcacccttgctcctgatgggtgctggttggcgccttgcatggcagctccctccatcagtgtgtgaatgtgtgtgtgaatgtgtaaatgtggaagtagtgtcaaagcgctttgattaccttgaaggtagaaaagcgctatacaagtacaacccatttatcatttaacctgttttcttgactgttttgagtgcatttacacagtacgggtcaaaatgacccgcaacataatcaatgtcattttttccaacataatacaagggtctAACTAAATCGGTTAGTTTTTTGACAATGAACTCAGAGAGTTTGTTTTCCACTTCCATTAAATGTCGACCTGGGAATTAGGTTTCATATCCGTGTAGTAACAAAATGAGTGAAAGAAACATGAATGAAACGCACCTACCTAGCCTCTGGAAGGTGTTCGGATTAATGTTTAGTGAGGGGCAAAGAGGCCATTCTGGGAAATTTGCTCCAGATCGTCTTATATTTGAGTGAAATAATTATAACCTCAAACTAATACAGCAATTGTTAAATGACAGACCACAATAAATCCTGTTTGTGTCCTCCAGATGTCCAGCGGCTGATTGGTCCACAAGAAGACTATCCCCCTCAGCCGCAAGACGGGTTCACCATTTCAAAgcaggaggagccacagccccctcacattaaagaagAGGAGAATGAACTCTGGATCACTCGGAAAGGCGGATGTCCGCTCGGGTTGAAGGGGGCTGGTCTCACAAAATCCCCAccgactggtgtccctgtgaagactgaagatgatgaagagaaaccacctGAATTCTCACAGCGTCCTCACAGTCCAaatgaggagaacagaggggcggagcctCCATGCAGCAGTTTACTACACAGGACTACAGAAATGGAAGGAGACCAGTGTGGAGCTTCACTGTCAGATAGGGTTGAA harbors:
- the LOC133549243 gene encoding zinc finger protein 394-like isoform X1, with amino-acid sequence MLKELVQERLMAAADEIFALFERTIACYEEELSRTREEKERHRRLETASQTPIGLHDIEADVQQLIGHQDDYPPQLQGWITTPEQEDPQPPRIKAEEDELGITQEGECPLGSNGADLASLPLTGVSVKTEDYEEKPPESSRRYHSQSEENRGAEPPCSSLLQHRTAEMDGDHFGAPLSDSDDQGRVEVPLSSDTDCEDYVGTHADNEYHVQRLIGPQEDYPPQPQDGFTISKQEEPQPPHIKEEENELWITRKGGCPLGLKGAGLTKSPPTGVPVKTEDDEEKPPEFSQRPHSPNEENRGAEPPCSSLLHRTTEMEGDQCGASLSDRVEEPLSSGAHCEDTRTQTYNKHSKRKTVGTKWLTCSFCVKSFFKKIDFTRHMRTHTGEKPFACSVCGRRFTLKSNLAVHMRTHTGEKPFVCSVCGKAFSQKPHLRGHMGTHFRKSL
- the LOC133549243 gene encoding zinc finger protein 316-like isoform X3; this encodes MLKELVQERLMAAADEIFALFERTIACYEEELSRTREEKERHRRLETASQTPIGLHDIEADVQQLIGHQDDYPPQLQGWITTPEQEDPQPPRIKAEEDELGITQEGECPLGSNGADLASLPLTGVSVKTEDYEEKPPESSRRYHSQNVQRLIGPQEDYPPQPQDGFTISKQEEPQPPHIKEEENELWITRKGGCPLGLKGAGLTKSPPTGVPVKTEDDEEKPPEFSQRPHSPNEENRGAEPPCSSLLHRTTEMEGDQCGASLSDRVEEPLSSGAHCEDTRTQTYNKHSKRKTVGTKWLTCSFCVKSFFKKIDFTRHMRTHTGEKPFACSVCGRRFTLKSNLAVHMRTHTGEKPFVCSVCGKAFSQKPHLRGHMGTHFRKSL
- the LOC133549243 gene encoding zinc finger protein 394-like isoform X2, coding for MLKELVQERLMAAADEIFALFERTIACYEEELSRTREEKERHRRLETASQTPIGLHDIEDVQQLIGHQDDYPPQLQGWITTPEQEDPQPPRIKAEEDELGITQEGECPLGSNGADLASLPLTGVSVKTEDYEEKPPESSRRYHSQSEENRGAEPPCSSLLQHRTAEMDGDHFGAPLSDSDDQGRVEVPLSSDTDCEDYVGTHADNEYHVQRLIGPQEDYPPQPQDGFTISKQEEPQPPHIKEEENELWITRKGGCPLGLKGAGLTKSPPTGVPVKTEDDEEKPPEFSQRPHSPNEENRGAEPPCSSLLHRTTEMEGDQCGASLSDRVEEPLSSGAHCEDTRTQTYNKHSKRKTVGTKWLTCSFCVKSFFKKIDFTRHMRTHTGEKPFACSVCGRRFTLKSNLAVHMRTHTGEKPFVCSVCGKAFSQKPHLRGHMGTHFRKSL